Proteins from one Hymenobacter monticola genomic window:
- a CDS encoding oxidoreductase, producing MSTTRKVILVTGASAGIGKEFVKVLLADGHTVYGAARRVENMMDIQQLGAKVLPLDVTNDESMVQTVQTVLTEQGRIDVLINSAGFGLNAAFEDVSMADARYQFEVNVFGLARLSQLVLPAMRQQQAGKIINISSIAGRMPSPFAAWYHASKHAVEAISDSMRIELQPFGIQVVLIEPGSVKSEWGGIAIDNALKHSGNGPYQDMVRGYVATVRDMDARASEPAVIARLVKKAIDSRRPRIRYVGGFMAKPLLLIHKLLPARLFDALLASQIKPKKP from the coding sequence GGTAACCGGCGCGTCGGCCGGAATAGGCAAAGAATTCGTCAAGGTTTTACTGGCCGATGGCCATACCGTGTACGGGGCCGCCCGCCGAGTGGAGAATATGATGGATATCCAGCAGCTGGGAGCCAAGGTCTTACCACTGGATGTGACCAACGACGAGTCGATGGTGCAGACCGTGCAGACGGTTTTGACGGAACAGGGTCGCATCGACGTGCTTATCAACAGCGCGGGCTTCGGACTGAATGCGGCCTTTGAGGACGTCTCGATGGCCGACGCGCGGTATCAGTTTGAGGTCAACGTTTTCGGCCTGGCGCGCCTCTCGCAGCTCGTGCTCCCGGCCATGCGGCAGCAGCAGGCAGGAAAGATTATCAACATTTCCTCCATTGCGGGGCGCATGCCGTCGCCCTTTGCGGCCTGGTACCATGCCTCTAAACATGCGGTGGAGGCCATTAGCGACAGCATGCGCATAGAGCTGCAACCGTTCGGTATTCAGGTGGTCCTTATCGAGCCGGGTTCGGTTAAATCAGAATGGGGAGGCATTGCCATAGATAATGCGCTGAAGCATTCCGGCAACGGCCCGTACCAGGACATGGTGCGGGGGTACGTGGCCACCGTCCGGGACATGGACGCCAGGGCGTCGGAACCGGCGGTTATTGCCCGATTGGTGAAAAAAGCCATTGATTCGCGACGGCCCCGGATACGCTACGTGGGCGGCTTCATGGCCAAACCCTTGCTGCTGATTCATAAACTTTTGCCCGCCCGGCTGTTCGATGCCCTGTTAGCGAGTCAGATTAAGCCGAAGAAGCCCTAG